A single window of Bordetella genomosp. 11 DNA harbors:
- the ugpA gene encoding sn-glycerol-3-phosphate ABC transporter permease UgpA, producing MEKRVVFGHKLLPYLLLLPQLAITVVFFFLPAGQAMWQSLHIEDPFGLSSTFVGLSNFADLFSQATYIDSFKVTAVFSILVAVVGLSVSLLLAVMADRVIRGAGLYKTLLIWPYAVAPAVVGVLWLFLFSPSVGILAVALTRLGVAWNPRLNGTEAMILVLIAAVWKQVSYNFLFFLAGLQSIPRSLIEAAAIDGAGPTRRFWTIVFPLLSPTTFFLLVVNVIYAFFDTFAVIDTTTQGGPGTSTAILVYKVYSDGFRGLDLGSSAAQSVVLMAIVVVLTVAQFRYIDRKVQY from the coding sequence ATGGAAAAACGCGTCGTTTTCGGCCACAAGCTCCTTCCCTATCTGCTGCTGCTGCCACAGCTGGCCATTACGGTCGTCTTCTTCTTTCTGCCGGCCGGGCAGGCGATGTGGCAATCGTTGCACATCGAAGACCCCTTCGGGCTGTCGTCCACCTTCGTCGGCCTGTCGAACTTTGCCGATCTCTTCAGCCAGGCCACCTATATCGATTCGTTCAAGGTGACGGCGGTCTTCTCGATCCTGGTCGCCGTCGTCGGGTTGTCCGTATCGCTGCTGCTGGCCGTCATGGCCGACCGCGTCATCCGCGGTGCCGGGCTTTACAAGACCCTGCTGATCTGGCCCTATGCCGTCGCCCCCGCGGTGGTCGGCGTGCTGTGGCTGTTCCTGTTTTCGCCTTCGGTCGGTATCCTCGCCGTGGCACTGACCCGACTGGGCGTGGCCTGGAATCCGCGCCTGAACGGCACCGAGGCCATGATCCTGGTGCTCATCGCCGCGGTCTGGAAGCAGGTTTCCTATAACTTCCTGTTTTTCCTGGCCGGGCTGCAATCGATCCCGCGCTCGCTCATCGAGGCGGCCGCCATCGACGGCGCCGGGCCCACCCGCCGGTTCTGGACCATCGTGTTCCCGCTGCTGTCGCCCACCACCTTCTTCCTTCTGGTGGTCAACGTCATCTATGCCTTTTTCGATACCTTCGCCGTCATCGACACGACGACCCAGGGCGGCCCCGGCACGTCGACCGCGATCCTGGTCTACAAGGTGTACAGCGACGGCTTCCGGGGGCTGGACCTGGGATCCTCGGCCGCGCAATCGGTAGTGCTCATGGCGATCGTCGTGGTGCTGACCGTCGCCCAATTCCGCTATATCGACCGCAAGGTCCAGTACTGA
- a CDS encoding sn-glycerol-3-phosphate import ATP-binding protein UgpC, which yields MATLSFRNVKKTYAGDIPVIHGIDVDIADGEFVVIVGPSGCGKSTLMRMVAGLETVTSGEIRIDDRVVNDLEPAERDIAMVFQNYALYPHMSVFQNMAYGLKIRKMSKDEIRRRVEVAAQILELGHLLERRPRQLSGGQRQRVAMGRAIVREPKVFLFDEPLSNLDAKLRVAMRLELLKLHRRLGTTSLYVTHDQVEAMTLAHRMIVMNKGVPEQIGTPMEVFERPASTFVAGFIGSPPMNLIPVNVQGDGTLKSAAGIDLAIKPNDVPTVVRGRSAVLGLRPEHMVLNAPGMRVEVEMVETLGSEQLVHGRCGDTDLVVRCTTRQLQEATIKPGDQMNIGPDGRHPLHWFDPDTGKRIQGT from the coding sequence ATGGCTACCCTGAGCTTTCGCAACGTCAAGAAAACCTACGCCGGCGACATTCCCGTCATCCACGGCATCGACGTCGACATCGCCGATGGCGAATTCGTCGTCATCGTCGGGCCGTCGGGCTGCGGCAAATCCACGCTGATGCGCATGGTGGCCGGGCTGGAAACCGTCACCAGCGGCGAGATCAGGATCGACGACCGGGTCGTGAACGACCTGGAGCCCGCCGAACGGGATATCGCGATGGTGTTCCAGAACTACGCCCTGTATCCGCACATGAGCGTGTTCCAGAACATGGCGTACGGGCTGAAGATCCGCAAGATGTCCAAGGACGAGATCCGCCGCCGCGTCGAAGTGGCCGCGCAGATCCTCGAACTGGGCCACCTGCTGGAACGGCGGCCGCGCCAGCTCTCCGGCGGCCAGCGCCAGCGCGTGGCCATGGGCCGCGCCATCGTGCGCGAGCCCAAGGTGTTCCTGTTCGACGAGCCGCTGTCCAACCTGGATGCCAAGCTGCGCGTGGCGATGCGCCTCGAACTGCTGAAGCTGCACCGCCGCCTGGGCACCACCAGCCTGTACGTGACGCACGACCAGGTCGAGGCAATGACGCTGGCGCACCGGATGATCGTGATGAACAAGGGCGTGCCGGAACAGATCGGCACACCGATGGAAGTCTTCGAGCGTCCGGCGTCGACCTTCGTGGCCGGCTTCATCGGCTCGCCGCCCATGAATCTGATCCCCGTCAATGTGCAGGGCGACGGCACGCTCAAGAGCGCCGCCGGCATCGATCTGGCGATCAAGCCCAACGACGTTCCCACCGTCGTACGCGGTCGCAGCGCGGTGCTGGGACTGCGGCCCGAACATATGGTGCTGAACGCGCCGGGCATGCGGGTGGAAGTCGAGATGGTGGAAACGCTGGGCTCGGAGCAACTGGTGCATGGCCGCTGCGGGGACACCGACCTGGTCGTGCGCTGTACCACGCGCCAACTGCAGGAAGCGACCATCAAGCCCGGCGACCAGATGAACATCGGCCCGGACGGGCGCCATCCCTTGCACTGGTTCGACCCCGACACCGGCAAGCGCATCCAGGGCACCTAG
- the ugpB gene encoding sn-glycerol-3-phosphate ABC transporter substrate-binding protein UgpB, whose translation MRSHRLALVAASLLTAFAATSAHAATDIQFWHSMEGALGDRVNEIVNDFNKKNPDYQVKAVYKGNYGESMNAGIAAFRAGNAPDILQVFEVGTATMMYAKGAIKPVQQMSEEAGDPINPKDFIGAVAGYYSSPDGKLVSMPFNSSTVVFYYNKDAFQKAGLDPEKPPKTWEELAADTKKLKAAGVECGYTTSWPSWVQLETFSAWHNVPYATKDNGFGGLDARLAIDSPLHVRHLKFLAGLAKDGEFMYGGRGDDPNALFISGKCAMITGSSGLRANIIKNAQFKFGTSTLPYYADVKGAPQNTIIGGASLWVFANKKPEVYKGITKFFKYLSSPEVAAKWHQQTGYVPVTKAAYELTQKQGFYDQNPGTDVGVKQLNVETTAQSRGVRLGYLPQIREIEDATIEQIVSGKVDAQAGLKDAVKRGNDLLEKFEKSVK comes from the coding sequence TCGCCGCCACATCGGCGCATGCGGCCACCGACATTCAGTTCTGGCACTCCATGGAAGGCGCGCTCGGCGACCGCGTCAACGAAATCGTCAACGACTTCAACAAGAAGAACCCCGATTACCAGGTCAAGGCCGTCTACAAGGGCAACTACGGCGAATCGATGAACGCCGGCATCGCGGCGTTTCGCGCCGGCAATGCGCCGGATATCCTCCAGGTATTCGAAGTTGGCACCGCGACCATGATGTACGCCAAGGGCGCCATCAAGCCGGTGCAGCAGATGTCCGAGGAAGCCGGCGACCCGATCAACCCCAAGGATTTCATCGGCGCGGTGGCGGGCTATTATTCGTCGCCGGACGGCAAGCTCGTTTCCATGCCGTTCAACAGTTCGACCGTGGTGTTCTACTACAACAAGGACGCCTTCCAGAAAGCCGGGCTGGATCCTGAAAAGCCGCCCAAGACGTGGGAAGAACTCGCCGCCGACACCAAGAAGCTGAAGGCCGCCGGCGTGGAATGCGGCTATACCACCTCCTGGCCGTCCTGGGTGCAGCTGGAGACCTTCTCGGCCTGGCATAACGTGCCCTACGCCACCAAGGACAACGGTTTCGGCGGACTGGATGCGCGCCTGGCGATCGATTCGCCGCTGCACGTACGGCACCTGAAGTTCCTGGCCGGGCTGGCCAAGGACGGCGAGTTCATGTACGGCGGACGGGGCGACGATCCCAATGCCCTGTTCATCTCGGGCAAGTGCGCGATGATCACCGGCTCCAGCGGCCTGCGCGCCAACATCATCAAAAACGCCCAGTTCAAGTTCGGCACGTCCACCCTGCCGTATTACGCGGACGTCAAGGGCGCCCCGCAGAACACCATCATCGGCGGCGCGTCGCTGTGGGTGTTCGCCAACAAGAAGCCCGAGGTATACAAGGGCATCACGAAGTTCTTCAAGTATCTGTCCAGCCCGGAAGTGGCGGCCAAGTGGCACCAGCAGACCGGCTACGTGCCCGTCACCAAGGCGGCATACGAGCTGACGCAGAAACAGGGCTTCTATGACCAGAACCCGGGAACCGACGTCGGCGTGAAGCAGTTGAACGTCGAAACGACCGCGCAATCGCGCGGCGTGCGCCTGGGCTACCTGCCGCAAATCCGCGAAATCGAGGACGCCACGATCGAACAGATCGTTTCCGGCAAAGTCGATGCGCAAGCCGGCCTGAAGGACGCCGTCAAGCGCGGCAACGACCTGCTCGAGAAATTCGAAAAAAGTGTAAAGTAG
- the ugpE gene encoding sn-glycerol-3-phosphate ABC transporter permease UgpE, translating to MVERRPWLDFLAHAILLCGVALVAFPLYVTFVASTQTAQEVANAPMSLVPGSHFVSNYLQALFAGSGGGSSGAPVGRMLWVSLVMALTISIGKIIISLLSAFAVVYFRFRGRMFFFWMIFVTLMLPVEVRIAPTYKVVADLGLLNSYAGLTLPLIASATATFLFRQFFLTVPDELVEAARIDGAGPMRFFRDVLMPLSRTSIAALFVIQFIYGWNQYLWPLLITTQEDMYPIVIGIKRMVSGGDSVTEWNITMATAMLAMLPPALVVIFMQKWFVKGLVDTEK from the coding sequence ATGGTTGAACGCCGTCCCTGGCTGGATTTCCTGGCCCACGCCATTCTGCTGTGCGGCGTGGCGCTGGTGGCCTTCCCGCTTTACGTCACCTTCGTGGCGTCCACGCAGACCGCGCAGGAAGTGGCCAACGCGCCCATGTCGCTGGTCCCCGGCTCGCACTTCGTCAGCAACTACCTGCAGGCGCTGTTCGCCGGCTCCGGCGGCGGCTCCAGCGGCGCGCCGGTCGGCCGCATGCTGTGGGTCAGCCTGGTGATGGCGCTGACCATCTCCATCGGCAAGATCATCATCTCGCTGCTGTCCGCTTTCGCGGTGGTGTACTTCCGCTTCCGCGGCCGCATGTTTTTCTTCTGGATGATCTTCGTCACGCTGATGCTGCCGGTGGAGGTCCGCATCGCGCCGACCTACAAGGTCGTCGCCGACCTGGGCCTGCTGAACAGCTATGCCGGCCTGACGCTGCCGCTGATCGCATCGGCCACCGCCACGTTCCTGTTCCGCCAGTTCTTCCTGACCGTACCGGACGAACTCGTGGAAGCGGCACGCATCGACGGCGCCGGTCCCATGCGCTTCTTTCGCGACGTGCTGATGCCGCTGTCGCGCACCAGCATCGCCGCCCTCTTCGTCATCCAGTTCATCTATGGCTGGAACCAATACCTGTGGCCTTTGCTGATCACCACACAGGAAGACATGTACCCGATCGTCATCGGGATCAAGCGCATGGTCAGCGGCGGCGACAGCGTCACGGAATGGAATATCACCATGGCTACCGCCATGCTGGCGATGCTGCCCCCTGCCCTGGTCGTCATCTTCATGCAAAAGTGGTTCGTCAAGGGCCTCGTGGACACTGAAAAGTGA